The following coding sequences lie in one Glycine soja cultivar W05 chromosome 16, ASM419377v2, whole genome shotgun sequence genomic window:
- the LOC114389902 gene encoding uncharacterized protein LOC114389902, translated as MSEEVDMNVENEEDVGVKVEHVNCSDVFDISQVFVKFVVGTARSVAYDKGFVAVIMRSGTNTRVRGRPSFLLIACERSGEYRPKKNDLVRTCTGSRKCGCLFKLRAKPILGGEGWIVKLICGVHNHEMAKSLVGHPYVGRLTKDEKIVVVDMTKSTVKPINILLTLKGHNVNSYTIIKQIYNARHVYRSSMRGSNTEMQQLMILLDRD; from the exons atgtctgaagaagttgatatgaatgttGAAAATGAGGAAGATGTTGGCGTGAAAGTAGAACACGTTAATTGCTCTGATGTCTTTGATATTTCTCAAGTATTTGTCAAATTTGTTGTTGGTACA GCTCGATCGGTGGCTTATGACAAAGGATTTGTTGCCGTGATAATGAGGTCAGGCACTAATACTCGTGTTAGAGGAAGGCCTTCATTTCTATTAATAGCTTGCGAAAGGAGTGGTGAGTATAGGCCTAAGAAGAATGATTTGGTAAGAACATGTACTGGCAGTAGAAAATGTGGATGCCTGTTTAAGTTGCGTGCGAAGCCAATTTTGGGAGGAGAAGGATGGATAGTGAAGTTAATTTGTGGGGTTCACAATCATGAAATGgctaagtcattagttggacatccatatgtggGTCGACTGACTAAAGACGAGaagattgttgttgttgatatgacaaagtccacGGTGAAGCcaataaatattcttttgacATTGAAGGGGCACAATGTCAACAGTTATAcaataatcaaacaaatttacaatgctAGACATGTTTACCGTTCTTCCATGAGAGGAAGTAACACCGAAATGCAACAGCTCATGATCCTGCTTGATCGCGATTAA